One window of Oncorhynchus masou masou isolate Uvic2021 chromosome 28, UVic_Omas_1.1, whole genome shotgun sequence genomic DNA carries:
- the LOC135516993 gene encoding mucin-2-like, translated as MVSKEPNHLLIGQYTNSNTADKPPGAMTVRSVLLNRDSPDIESRLKRRRNRTHQVRFKDLEDGVVGRTTGAGTKGPERTAAERDSPHPLRKNTPMSPMAPQGWLTERSMGDEVSSNQASVVGAVRGDMADTIEVVAAFLARAPPHPLTPGPTRRCWAPPSPPRPCSLTLPLSRRQCASMAIQTPSCLMKPKPRAPSAVSTRNRNVGDSVGVNGDDEQDDKKDEYYTTHNHISEPASIDGNGLGSKAKQGLVDQPHCLRTSEANTEANASSPAVGNHVDSSRHDSSSSPPPVWLRHTAEPCYCGSVTCGREGSKRQGSATRSQVRRRWRMNRGISDPGREVSYCTTPTQTDSPCVSPPNSPPPSTVQPCTSPPPSTVQPCTSPPPSTVQPCTSPPPSTVQPCTSPPPSTVQPCTSPPPSTVQPCTSPPPSTVQPCTSPPPSTVQPCTTQTQTDRLCASPPPPTVQHCASPPPPTVQHYASPPPSTVEPSTPKTQTGGEEDTSTTTPAPSPVHPTQRGVSCTPGSACQAPLLRRASEKERSRRSGSPLPCPRASSLKQRAQTPLAVPLKGNQADQGSSPTKAISRPTCLGQAQAQLGAQLGALHKILCSGTNTPNSQQALPPGQCLSGARGCSGSGGGPTVGPLTSTQADTLRQVQEILGGLVSGARSKLDPTWVAEKLMGPNGPLHDIRSLQTQLHSMEGVLETSQNTIKVLLDVIQDLEKKEAERDGRHSYRTGQDIENCGTCRDCACIIYSVEHDFRLQEGAVTRTWRVGDPPEGSPLAAVTPQPTTPHRQDSPLPVTPARPPHSGKKSRKKCFWFL; from the exons ATGGTGAGCAAAGAGCCGAATCACTTGCTCATTGGCCAATACACCAACAGCAATACCGCCGACAAACCGCCTGGCGCCATGACCGTGCGCTCCGTGCTGCTCAACCGCGACTCGCCGGACATCGAAAGCCGCCTCAAGCGCCGCCGCAACCGCACCCACCAGGTGCGCTTCAAAGACCTGGAGGATGGCGTTGTTGGCAGGACCACTGGCGCTGGAACCAAAGGCCCAGAGAGGACTGCCGCTGAGCGTGACAGCCCCCACCCCCTGCGGAAGAACACCCCCATGAGCCCCATGGCCCCCCAGGGATGGCTAACAGAGAGGTCAATGGGGGACGAGGTTTCCTCCAACCAGGCCTCGGTGGTTGGGGCTGTCCGAGGAGATATGGCAGACACTATTGAGGTAGTGGCAGCATTTTTGGCACGGGCGCCCCCTCACCCGCTTACCCCGGGGCCCACGCGCCGCTGCTGGGCACCACCATCGCCCCCACGGCCTTGCTCCCTCACACTACCTCTCTCCCGGAGGCAGTGCGCCAGCATGGCCATCCAGACCCCCTCCTGCCTCATGAAGCCCAAGCCACGGGCGCCCTCGGCTGTCAGCACGCGCAACCGAAATGTGGGGGACTCGGTGGGGGTGAATGGGGATGACGAACAGGACGATAAAAAGGATGAGTACTACACTACCCACAACCACATTTCAGAACCTGCATCTATAGATGGAAATGGCCTTGGGTCTAAGGCTAAACAGGGATTGGTGGACCAACCCCACTGCCTCAGGACTAGCGAGGCTAACACTGAGGCTAACGCCAGCTCCCCTGCTGTTGGGAATCACGTGGACTCTTCCAGGCATGACTCTTCTTCTTCCCCTCCCCCAGTTTGGCTTCGGCACACTGCAGAGCCTTGCTACTGCGGTTCTGTGacctgtgggagggagggatctaAACGCCAGGGGAGTGCAACTCGGTCACAAGTAAGGAGGAGATGGCGCATGAACCGTGGTATCAGTGACCCGGGAAGGGAGGTGTCCTACTGTACCactcccacacagacagacagtccctgtGTCTCCCCTCCTAACTCCCCACCTCCCTCAACTGTGCAGCCCtgcacctccccacctccctcgaCTGTGCAGCCCtgcacctccccacctccctcgaCTGTGCAGCCCTGCACCTCCCCACCTCCTTCGACTGTGCAGCCCTGCACCTCCCCACCTCCTTCGACTGTGCAGCCCtgcacctccccacctccctcgaCTGTGCAGCCCtgcacctccccacctccctcgaCTGTGCAGCCCtgcacctccccacctccctcaacTGTGCAGCCCTGCACCACCCAAACACAAACTGACCGTCTCTGCGCCTCCCCGCCTCCTCCCACCGTGCAGCACTGCGCCTCCCCGCCTCCTCCCACCGTGCAGCACTACGCCTCCCCACCTCCCTCGACTGTGGAACCCTCCACCCCCAAAACTCAGACT gggggagaggaggatacTTCCACCACCACCCCCGCCCCCTCCCCCGTACACCCCACGCAAAGAGGGGTGAGTTGCACCCCAGGCTCGGCCTGCCAGGCGCCCCTGCTCAGGCGGGCGAGTGAGAAGGAGAGGTCAAGAAGATCAGGGTCACCCCTGCCCTGTCCTCGAGCCAGCTCTCTGAAACAGAGAGCTCAAACACCCTTGGCGGTCCCTCTGAAAGGGAACCAGGCGGACCAGGGCTCCTCGCCCACCAAGGCcatctccagacccacctgcctGGGCCAGGCTCAGGCTCAGCTAGGGGCTCAGCTTGGGGCCCTCCATAAAATTCTCTGCTCTGGGACCAACACCCCCAACAGCCAGCAAGCTCTCCCCCCTGGCCAGTGCCTGTCCGGGGCCCGTGGCTGCTCTGGCTCTGGAGGGGGCCCCACGGTTGGGCCCCTGACCTCCACCCAGGCTGACACCCTGAGGCAGGTGCAGGAAATCCTGGGGGGGCTGGTGTCGGGGGCCAGGAGTAAACTGGATCCGACCTGGGTAGCAGAGAAACTGATGGGCCCCAACGGGCCCCTGCACGACATCCGGAGCCTGCAGACCCAGCTGCACAGCATGGAAGGGGTCCTGGAGACTAGCCAGAACACCATCAAGGTCCTGCTGGACGTCATACAGGACCTGgagaagaaggaggcagagagagatgg GAGACACTCCTACCGGACGGGTCAGGACATAGAGAACTGTGGCACGTGCAGAGACTGTGCCTGCATCATATACAG